From one Musa acuminata AAA Group cultivar baxijiao chromosome BXJ2-6, Cavendish_Baxijiao_AAA, whole genome shotgun sequence genomic stretch:
- the LOC135614028 gene encoding putative disease resistance RPP13-like protein 1 yields MEVALGFDAILLHEQVLEDLQPNLALKKLEIVSYMGKKLPSWMACKQGYLKDLTEIKLVNLRKCERLPPLGQLPELEIVEISGMDSISAVDDAFYGDCDGDTFPRLKTLIFSEMPMLERWLKAKGEGDVFPRLETLILIQCPKFKELDVRPSSRREFLRLELWLNNDKLLSSEFVGWQNLVHVSELEITGCQELRCLPQGIKHLKHLYRLEIIRCNNLISLPDWLAELTIFYPSKEHRVPINLVVRDCIMLSFIPERLKQSPYIDMTIEGCPKLGV; encoded by the coding sequence ATGGAAGTTGCATTAGGTTTTGATGCAATATTATTACATGAGCAGGTATTGGAAGACCTTCAGCCTAACCTAGCTTTAAAGAAATTAGAAATTGTTTCTTATATGGGGAAGAAACTCCCGAGCTGGATGGCGTGCAAACAAGGATATTTAAAGGATTTGACGGAGATCAAGCTCGTCAATCTCAGGAAATGTGAAAGGCTACCACCGCTTGGACAACTACCTGAGCTTGAGATTGTTGAGATAAGTGGCATGGAttcaattagtgcagtggatgatGCATTCTACGGTGACTGTGACGGTGACACGTTTCCTAGATTGAAAACACTCATTTTCTCAGAAATGCCTATGCTGGAGAGATGGCTGAAGGCAAAAGGTGAAGGTGACGTGTTCCCGAGGCTTGAGACGTTGATACTAATCCAGTGTCCAAAATTCAAGGAATTGGATGTGCGACCATCATCAAGAAGGGAATTCCTTAGACTTGAACTATGGTTGAATAATGACAAGTTGCTGAGCTCTGAATTTGTAGGTTGGCAGAACCTTGTACATGTCTCTGAGTTGGAGATAACCGGGTGTCAAGAGCTGAGGTGCTTACCACAGGGAATCAAGCATCTCAAGCACCTTTATCGTTTGGAGATTATCCGATGCAACAATTTGATCTCTTTGCCGGATTGGTTGGCAGAACTCACAATTTTTTATCCGTCGAAAGAACACAGAGTTCCTATTAACTTGGTTGTACGAGATTGCATCATGCTGTCATTCATTCCCGAGAGGCTCAAACAATCGCCCTATATTGACATGACGATTGAAGGCTGTCCAAAGTTGGGGGTCTAA
- the LOC103971137 gene encoding AT-hook motif nuclear-localized protein 25-like produces the protein MARNETWSESGGGRGSSPYLHHLLYPPPSSAHVQPEESKAPQETKPELCPDNCGGNQQGVLGHVRRPRGRPPGSKNKPKPPVIVTNDSPNALRANVIEVAQGADVMECVTEYALRRGRGVSVLSGGGAVSYVALRQPGSSLSGETVAALRGRFEILSLTGTVLPPPAPPGAGGLTVFLAGGQGQVLGGTVTGPLVAAGPVVLMAASFANAEYERLPLEVGDEKAAAAATARGQQHAVSQSSEVTGSRGEEGGGSVGVPFYSLGGSYQFAGDAFGGVRPPF, from the coding sequence ATGGCCAGAAACGAAACCTGGAGTGAAAGCGGCGGCGGGAGAGGGTCTTCGCCATACCTCCACCACCTCCTTTATCCACCGCCTTCTTCCGCCCACGTGCAACCGGAAGAATCGAAGGCGCCCCAGGAGACGAAACCCGAGCTTTGCCCTGACAACTGCGGCGGCAACCAACAGGGCGTCTTAGGCCACGTGCGCCGCCCCCGAGGCCGTCCCCCGGGCTCCAAGAACAAGCCGAAGCCCCCTGTCATCGTGACGAACGACAGCCCCAACGCGCTCCGCGCCAACGTGATCGAGGTCGCCCAAGGAGCCGATGTGATGGAGTGCGTGACGGAGTACGCACTACGGCGGGGCCGCGGGGTGAGCGTCCTGAGCGGAGGCGGCGCCGTCTCGTACGTCGCCCTCCGCCAGCCTGGTTCGTCGCTTTCCGGCGAAACGGTGGCGGCTCTGAGGGGGCGGTTCGAGATCCTGTCGCTCACGGGGACCGTGCTTCCGCCGCCGGCCCCGCCTGGCGCAGGAGGCCTGACTGTGTTCTTGGCCGGAGGCCAAGGGCAGGTGCTGGGAGGCACCGTCACGGGGCCGCTGGTGGCCGCAGGGCCGGTGGTGCTGATGGCAGCGTCCTTCGCTAACGCGGAGTACGAGCGGCTGCCGCTGGAAGTCGGCGACgagaaagcagcagcagcagcgactgCGCGGGGGCAGCAACATGCAGTGTCGCAGTCATCCGAAGTTACCGGAAGCCGCGGCGAAGAAGGCGGCGGAAGTGTCGGCGTGCCATTCTATAGCCTGGGAGGGAGCTACCAGTTTGCCGGTGATGCTTTCGGGGGGGTAAGACCACCTTTCTGA